A section of the Rhodothermus sp. genome encodes:
- a CDS encoding ATP-dependent helicase — protein MARRFILRPEADAPAVRLTVDYAGQLNPQQYAVVTAGGGPLLVVAGAGTGKTRTLVYRVAYLVETGTPPEEIVLLTFTRRAAREMLARAAALLDGRCERVQGGTFHAFCLGLLRRYAGRLGYPSNFTVLDASDAADVIDLLRTARGLHRSRRRFPRKQTIQSIFSAAASQPEVDLSVILEARYPQFLEHLEALQALREDYARYKRQHGLMDYDDLLICTIELFTHHPEVHRQVAARCRHVLVDEYQDTNRLQAQIVQHLAAVHGNVMAVGDDAQSIYRFRGADFRNIFEFPRLFPGTRILKLEQNYRSTQPILDLANRIIRRAHRRYDKVLFSERKQGERPAIIPAPDERTESRFVCQMILTLREQGVPLHQMAVLFRSSHNAFDLELELNRRGIPYVKYGGLKLSEAAHVKDLLAYLRLLENPRDAAAWNRVLQLIEGIGPRTAQRLIAWITSADVAPFTLEERPFSPRYAEALIRLFTLLRQLWETELPLEAQLTELLHYYQPLCERRYYEDYPRRLQDLEHLVSLSARFQRRSAFLEALVLDPLELTALEVEPMVEDEPPLVLSTIHSAKGLEFHTVFVIHALEGVLPSAYALNDPEALDEELRLLYVAVTRAREYLFISYPMVRYQAGTGSYLTSPSRFLENLPEEILEPWVLVEEPDAPPVHELSAPGSSALSSGD, from the coding sequence ATGGCGCGCCGCTTCATTTTGAGGCCAGAAGCTGATGCCCCGGCCGTTCGTCTGACAGTTGACTATGCGGGTCAGCTCAATCCACAGCAGTATGCGGTTGTAACAGCGGGTGGGGGGCCGCTGCTGGTCGTGGCTGGTGCTGGTACGGGTAAGACGCGTACGCTGGTCTATCGGGTGGCTTACCTTGTCGAAACCGGAACGCCGCCCGAAGAAATTGTACTGCTCACCTTCACCCGACGTGCCGCTCGTGAAATGCTGGCACGTGCTGCTGCCCTGCTCGATGGACGCTGCGAGCGGGTGCAGGGAGGAACGTTCCATGCATTCTGCCTGGGATTGCTCCGACGCTATGCCGGCCGGCTGGGCTATCCGTCGAACTTTACCGTGCTGGACGCTTCGGATGCGGCCGACGTCATTGATCTATTGCGAACGGCCCGGGGGTTGCACCGGAGTCGCCGCCGCTTCCCTCGCAAGCAGACAATTCAATCCATTTTTTCGGCCGCGGCCAGTCAGCCCGAGGTAGATCTGAGCGTCATCCTGGAGGCTCGTTATCCGCAGTTTCTGGAACATCTGGAGGCCCTGCAGGCCCTGCGGGAAGACTACGCACGCTATAAACGCCAGCACGGACTGATGGACTATGACGACCTGCTGATCTGCACAATCGAGCTGTTTACCCATCACCCTGAGGTACATCGTCAGGTCGCAGCCCGCTGTCGCCATGTGCTTGTCGATGAATACCAGGATACCAACCGTCTACAGGCTCAGATCGTGCAGCACCTGGCCGCCGTGCACGGCAACGTGATGGCCGTGGGCGATGATGCCCAGTCGATTTACCGCTTCCGTGGGGCTGATTTCCGCAATATCTTTGAGTTTCCGCGCCTGTTCCCAGGCACCCGGATCCTGAAACTGGAGCAGAACTATCGTTCGACGCAACCCATCCTGGATCTGGCCAATCGCATTATCCGGCGGGCACATCGCCGCTACGATAAGGTGCTTTTCAGCGAACGCAAACAGGGCGAGCGGCCGGCTATCATTCCGGCACCGGATGAACGCACCGAAAGCCGCTTCGTCTGTCAGATGATTCTGACGCTGCGGGAGCAGGGCGTGCCCCTGCATCAGATGGCCGTACTGTTCCGGAGCAGCCACAATGCTTTTGACCTGGAACTGGAACTCAACCGGCGTGGCATTCCGTATGTGAAGTACGGGGGGCTTAAGCTCAGTGAGGCGGCGCACGTAAAAGACCTGCTTGCTTACCTGCGCCTGCTTGAGAATCCCCGGGATGCGGCTGCCTGGAATCGTGTGCTGCAATTGATCGAAGGCATCGGTCCCCGTACGGCCCAGCGGTTGATCGCATGGATTACGTCGGCCGACGTGGCCCCGTTTACGCTGGAGGAACGGCCTTTTTCGCCCCGCTATGCCGAAGCGCTGATCCGGTTGTTCACATTGTTGCGCCAGCTCTGGGAAACCGAACTGCCCCTGGAGGCGCAGCTAACAGAACTCCTTCACTACTACCAGCCCCTGTGCGAACGGCGGTACTATGAAGACTATCCGCGGCGGTTGCAGGATCTGGAGCACCTGGTTAGCCTGAGCGCACGTTTTCAGCGCCGGAGCGCTTTTCTGGAAGCCCTCGTGCTGGACCCCCTGGAGCTGACCGCGTTGGAGGTGGAGCCCATGGTTGAGGACGAACCGCCACTGGTGCTATCGACCATCCATTCGGCCAAAGGCCTGGAGTTTCATACGGTATTCGTCATCCATGCACTGGAGGGCGTGTTGCCGTCGGCCTATGCCTTAAATGATCCGGAGGCGCTCGACGAGGAGCTGCGATTGCTCTACGTGGCCGTTACACGCGCACGCGAATATCTGTTCATCTCCTATCCAATGGTGCGCTACCAGGCGGGGACCGGATCGTATCTGACCAGTCCCAGTCGGTTTCTGGAAAACCTTCCGGAAGAAATTCTGGAACCCTGGGTGCTGGTAGAGGAACCGGATGCCCCTCCTGTTCATGAACTTTCTGCTCCAGGCTCTTCTGCGCTATCGTCCGGGGATTGA
- a CDS encoding ParB/RepB/Spo0J family partition protein, giving the protein MAAKKVALGRGLNALLPNVNQEASPPEEVSGVETPKSRLYHFEDRLRLLGRVAEIEIDRIRPNPYQPRKDFDEEALDELARSIAQLGIIQPITVRALGNNEFEVISGERRLRAARRAGLKRVPAYVREADTEEMLEMALVENVQREELNPIEVALGYQRLIEECGLTQEQVAEKVGKNRTTVANFLRLLKLPPRIQASLRDGTITTGHARALIGLPESVQLRLLQEIETKQLSVREVEERVRAWHRRQERKADAKGTTIPAEPDPETLQLRDYEDRLRRRLGTQVHIRHRSGNRGGRIEIAYFSNEELERLLNLLLAE; this is encoded by the coding sequence ATGGCCGCGAAAAAGGTAGCCCTGGGGCGTGGGTTAAACGCCCTGCTCCCTAACGTGAATCAGGAAGCATCGCCGCCTGAGGAAGTGTCGGGCGTCGAGACGCCGAAAAGCCGTCTCTATCACTTTGAAGACCGGCTTCGGTTGCTGGGTCGTGTGGCCGAAATCGAGATCGACCGCATCCGTCCCAATCCCTACCAGCCCCGTAAGGACTTCGACGAGGAGGCACTTGATGAGCTGGCCCGCTCCATCGCTCAGCTCGGTATCATTCAACCCATTACGGTGCGAGCCCTGGGCAATAATGAATTCGAGGTGATCTCGGGCGAGCGACGCCTGCGGGCAGCACGCCGGGCTGGTCTAAAACGCGTGCCGGCCTATGTGCGGGAAGCAGACACGGAAGAAATGCTGGAAATGGCGCTGGTCGAGAACGTCCAGCGTGAAGAACTAAACCCGATTGAAGTAGCCCTGGGCTACCAGCGACTGATTGAAGAGTGTGGGCTGACGCAGGAACAAGTGGCGGAAAAGGTTGGCAAAAACCGCACAACTGTTGCCAACTTCCTGCGCTTGCTCAAGCTTCCTCCGCGCATTCAGGCCAGCTTGCGCGATGGCACCATCACTACCGGCCATGCCCGTGCGCTGATCGGCCTGCCTGAGTCTGTTCAGCTTCGTCTGCTGCAGGAAATTGAAACGAAGCAGCTTTCCGTTCGAGAAGTCGAGGAACGCGTACGTGCCTGGCATCGCCGGCAGGAACGCAAGGCCGACGCCAAAGGCACTACCATCCCGGCCGAACCTGATCCTGAAACGCTGCAGCTCCGCGACTACGAAGATCGCCTGCGACGGCGATTGGGCACCCAGGTGCACATCCGTCACCGATCGGGTAACCGCGGCGGCCGCATTGAGATTGCTTACTTCTCCAATGAAGAGCTGGAGCGCCTGCTAAACCTGCTACTGGCCGAATGA
- a CDS encoding DUF5683 domain-containing protein: protein MNGNGLLLTGLLFVVSSPALPATDSTHSPQGALWRALVLPGWGQVYNRQYWKVPFVYAGLGGFVALARFMNERYLLYRHAYLYAIAPDRYPQYRNEGERFRTVIEAGRADLLRQYRDRYRRNRDLSYIALGLWYGLTVLDAYVHAHLYDFDVSENLQLTVHPIPTGAGLHLRWQF from the coding sequence ATGAACGGGAACGGCTTGCTCCTCACAGGCCTGTTGTTTGTCGTCTCATCCCCTGCGCTGCCCGCCACCGACTCAACGCATTCGCCTCAGGGGGCGCTCTGGCGAGCCCTGGTCCTGCCGGGCTGGGGACAGGTTTATAATCGTCAGTACTGGAAAGTCCCGTTTGTCTATGCCGGATTGGGCGGCTTTGTGGCGCTGGCGCGCTTTATGAACGAGCGCTATCTGCTCTATCGCCACGCCTATCTGTATGCCATCGCACCCGACCGTTATCCGCAATACCGCAACGAAGGCGAACGCTTTCGAACTGTCATTGAGGCAGGACGTGCGGATCTGCTACGCCAGTACCGCGACCGCTATCGCCGCAACCGAGACCTTTCTTACATTGCGCTTGGCTTATGGTACGGCCTGACTGTGCTGGATGCCTACGTCCATGCCCACCTGTATGACTTTGATGTAAGCGAAAACCTACAACTTACCGTACATCCTATCCCGACCGGCGCCGGCCTTCACCTGCGCTGGCAATTTTAA
- a CDS encoding glycosyltransferase family protein: protein MARIVYALSGQGRGHASRVLAIAQALRERGHELRFCCGGTARTVLEACGETVWPVPTLRQVLHGNRMRLLATLQANLPVLRRLRQLLDELTETLATFRPHLVITDFEALTPRAAARLGLPVLSFNHQQIVTETRYNLPLRYWKDALLAHLAIHLIAPRKPLHVLLTSFYFPPLRHPERTTLIPPVIRPEVQQLTPVEDGPVLVYFNQPEGIDHLPDMLARLPASFILYNVPPPVHAADYPNLTFKTPSIDGFLEDLARCRAVLCTAGFTLISEALYLGKPLLVVPNRGIFEQTLNALFLEREGLGSAVLDRELQAEDVQRFLATCPHYRERLRSYSLRCGNEKALHCIERLLRRLEISSYRGKPLRTIRENTVLSSY from the coding sequence ATGGCACGTATCGTCTATGCGCTGAGTGGCCAGGGGCGCGGCCATGCTTCGCGCGTGCTGGCCATCGCACAGGCGCTCCGCGAGCGCGGCCATGAACTCCGCTTCTGCTGTGGCGGTACGGCCCGTACCGTACTGGAAGCCTGTGGCGAGACGGTCTGGCCTGTTCCCACCCTGCGCCAGGTCCTTCACGGCAACCGCATGCGCCTGCTGGCCACGCTGCAGGCCAACCTTCCCGTACTTCGCCGCCTGCGCCAGCTACTTGATGAGCTGACTGAAACGCTGGCGACCTTCCGCCCTCACCTGGTAATCACTGACTTTGAAGCACTCACGCCACGCGCCGCTGCACGCCTGGGACTTCCAGTACTCTCCTTTAATCACCAGCAAATCGTTACCGAAACGCGCTACAACCTTCCGCTGCGTTACTGGAAAGATGCGCTGCTTGCCCATCTGGCCATTCACCTGATTGCCCCCCGAAAGCCTCTCCATGTGTTACTGACTTCGTTTTACTTCCCGCCCCTGCGCCACCCGGAACGCACCACCCTCATTCCCCCGGTTATCCGTCCAGAAGTCCAACAGCTAACCCCTGTCGAAGACGGACCTGTACTGGTCTATTTCAACCAGCCAGAAGGCATCGACCATCTGCCCGATATGCTGGCCCGTCTGCCTGCATCGTTCATCCTCTACAACGTACCCCCACCGGTCCATGCCGCTGACTATCCTAATCTGACGTTTAAGACGCCCTCGATCGATGGTTTTCTGGAGGACCTGGCCCGCTGTCGGGCAGTCCTCTGCACCGCAGGCTTCACACTGATCAGCGAGGCGTTATATCTTGGCAAACCGCTACTGGTAGTCCCCAACCGAGGGATTTTCGAACAGACGCTCAACGCCCTGTTTCTGGAACGTGAAGGCCTGGGGAGCGCTGTCCTCGACCGTGAGTTGCAAGCCGAAGATGTTCAGCGTTTTCTGGCAACCTGCCCGCACTACCGGGAACGCCTGCGGTCGTATTCACTACGCTGTGGCAACGAGAAAGCCCTGCATTGCATCGAACGACTGCTGAGACGCCTGGAAATCAGTAGTTATCGCGGCAAGCCTTTGCGAACCATCCGTGAAAATACCGTCCTTTCGTCCTATTAA